From the Borrelia puertoricensis genome, one window contains:
- a CDS encoding GerMN domain-containing protein, translating into MIRKKRNSKRKTSSFDQIDIFLVLFAIFLTGLCLLLIIKNSLIKNIFNEQIGNNDNFEFSQSKPNKIEAKLENTKNETIKILNNEKFLIKPPEIQKIEEEFKYQEQKYLKNKKEVKLYFIKVTAEGHFLKQWIKRTIQYDKNILKETLKALINGPNEYELKNNFLSLIPINTKVLNLSINDGIAHINLSKEFYENSFGVEGTINQVKQIILTCLEIQGIKGITLKVENNPIILEDLNLDFSGILDNKKLAKY; encoded by the coding sequence TTGATAAGGAAAAAAAGAAATAGTAAACGAAAAACAAGTAGCTTTGATCAAATAGATATATTTTTAGTATTATTTGCAATATTCTTAACAGGACTGTGTTTATTACTAATAATTAAAAATTCACTCATTAAAAATATATTCAATGAGCAAATTGGAAATAATGACAATTTTGAATTTAGCCAATCAAAACCTAATAAGATAGAAGCAAAACTAGAGAATACAAAAAATGAAACTATTAAAATACTTAACAATGAAAAATTTTTAATAAAGCCACCTGAAATACAAAAAATTGAAGAAGAATTTAAATATCAAGAACAAAAATACTTAAAAAACAAAAAAGAAGTTAAGCTATATTTTATAAAAGTTACCGCTGAGGGACATTTTTTAAAACAATGGATTAAACGAACCATTCAATATGATAAAAATATTCTCAAAGAAACATTAAAAGCACTAATTAATGGTCCTAATGAATATGAACTTAAAAATAATTTTTTAAGTTTAATTCCTATCAACACCAAAGTATTAAACTTAAGTATAAATGATGGAATTGCCCACATAAATTTATCTAAAGAGTTTTATGAAAATAGTTTTGGAGTAGAAGGAACAATTAATCAAGTCAAGCAAATTATTTTAACATGTCTTGAAATTCAAGGCATCAAAGGAATAACTTTAAAAGTTGAAAACAATCCAATAATACTTGAAGACTTAAATTTAGATTTTTCAGGAATCCTAGATAACAAAAAACTCGCAAAATATTAA
- the der gene encoding ribosome biogenesis GTPase Der: MISSKVQDYKSVLIVGRPNVGKSTLFNKLLSSNRSITDEIYGVTRDLIKEICTVDSYKFYLIDAGGFTLLRDELSRVVVNKVISLFDSIDLILFVLDVNEILSEDYELIDRLRKYSDKIVLVLNKIDSHHKEVLTYEFQKLGFQKSFLVSATHGKGVNSLRIFLKNSVGKLASDDNVDVKIGIIGKPNVGKSTLINFLAGREVSIVSQVAGTTRDFVKARFQRNGKTFELIDTAGIRRRARVNELIEHYSVSRALRVIDMVDIVFLLVDVKEDLTAQDKKIAHYATKRGKGIIIVFTKWDLVKSKSGYFEALKNRVKFFFPILNFSPILRISVHKKEGIDNLFKEVIKLRKQLELKISTADLNKMLNLWIKDYHLNASHKVKYITQISVNPVKFILFANKITNFPNSYYNYLVNNIRKIGYYNIPILIELREKTRDLK; the protein is encoded by the coding sequence TTGATTAGTTCTAAAGTTCAAGATTATAAAAGTGTTCTTATTGTTGGCAGACCAAATGTTGGAAAGTCTACTTTATTTAATAAACTTTTAAGCTCAAATAGAAGTATTACAGATGAAATTTATGGAGTTACTAGGGATTTGATAAAAGAGATTTGTACAGTAGATTCTTATAAATTTTATTTGATTGATGCTGGTGGATTTACCCTTTTAAGGGATGAACTTAGTAGAGTTGTGGTTAATAAAGTTATAAGCTTGTTTGATAGCATTGATTTGATCTTGTTTGTTTTAGATGTAAATGAAATCTTATCAGAAGATTATGAGCTTATTGATAGGTTAAGAAAATATAGTGATAAGATAGTATTGGTATTAAATAAAATAGATAGTCATCATAAGGAAGTCTTAACTTATGAATTTCAAAAGTTAGGCTTTCAAAAGAGCTTTTTAGTTAGTGCGACTCATGGAAAAGGAGTAAATAGCTTAAGAATTTTTTTGAAAAATTCAGTAGGTAAATTGGCAAGTGATGATAATGTTGATGTTAAGATTGGCATTATAGGGAAACCAAATGTAGGCAAATCTACTCTTATTAATTTTTTAGCAGGACGTGAAGTTTCAATTGTGTCTCAGGTTGCTGGGACTACAAGGGATTTTGTTAAAGCAAGATTTCAAAGGAATGGTAAAACATTTGAGCTTATTGATACGGCTGGAATAAGGCGGCGAGCAAGGGTAAATGAACTTATTGAACATTATTCTGTAAGTAGAGCTTTAAGGGTAATTGATATGGTAGATATTGTCTTTTTATTAGTTGATGTTAAAGAAGACTTGACGGCTCAAGATAAGAAAATTGCTCATTATGCAACTAAACGGGGTAAAGGGATTATTATTGTGTTTACCAAGTGGGATCTTGTAAAGTCAAAAAGCGGTTATTTTGAGGCTTTAAAGAATCGTGTTAAATTTTTTTTCCCGATTTTAAATTTTTCTCCCATATTAAGAATATCTGTTCATAAAAAAGAGGGGATAGATAATCTTTTTAAAGAAGTAATTAAATTAAGAAAACAACTTGAACTTAAAATAAGTACTGCTGATTTGAATAAGATGTTAAATTTATGGATTAAGGATTATCATTTGAATGCTTCACATAAAGTGAAATATATAACTCAGATTAGTGTTAATCCTGTGAAGTTTATTTTATTTGCGAATAAAATAACTAATTTTCCAAATTCTTATTATAATTATTTAGTGAATAATATTCGTAAAATTGGTTATTATAATATTCCAATTTTAATAGAACTGAGAGAAAAAACAAGAGACTTAAAGTGA